TGTAACACATAAACTGATTGCAGTGATATAACCCCAAGGAGTGCTTAATCTAGTCGATTCAAATTGAAGATCTATTTCCGCTTTGGGTTGCACCATACACACCTTCACAAGCACAACAAATAAAAGACAATCCACAAGTTTAGCCTTAATCCTGAGATCAAGAACATCAAAATTAGAGAATTTTGCAAGTCTTTTCATCTACCTGTTTTGTGATCTCATTCGACTTTTCTTCCATGAACCATACGACAACATCACGCCCTGCAGCTTCAGAAAGCTTTGCTTCAAGCTTAGGTGTGACCTCATCAATGGGTTTCCTCAGATTCCCAATGAAGATTCCTCCATCTCCAAACCGACGAACGTCCGTGGCAAAAAACGTATCGAAGCCAAAACAGCTCTTTAACTGTACATACAACACAAACAGTTTCAGAACGATGCAAAACCCAAACATTCAAAAAGAATCATGATGTGATGATTAGTTTTACCTTGTTGAGATCAAGAGCTTTGAAAGCCTCTTCTGCCTTCTCAAGCCTTTCTTTCTCTCGAACCAAACTATCACGCGCCAAGCTGTTGAATATTCTGATGATAGGATTCTCATTATTGCTCTCTCTGTTCAGCTCTTTCAGCTTACGATCAGTTCTTGTCTTCTCAAGCTTTATAGCAGCTTCTATTGATGGATTCCCCATGAACTTCTTGAACTCCTCGTCCGTCTTCCAGTCCATCTCTTGCTGCTTCGatttctcttcatcttcttcactgTTTTCAGGAGACGGCGGTACATTGTTGTTAGACTGGTCCTCCTTCTGCTCCTCAGCTATCGCCACGGGAGAGGAAGCATCGTTGGCAGACTCGCGAACTCGATCATCTTCTGGTGAAAATCTCAAATGAGTGCTGCGTCTTGCACTCTGCTTCACAGGTTTTGCAAGTTTCAGTGATATTGATTTGTTAATGCCACGAAAAGGAGAACTGTGACAGGAGTGGAGAGTTAAGGAAGATGAAGAGGGAGTAGATACAAAAAGGGAAGCCATAGTTTACGTAATCTCAGAATGATTAAAATGTGATGAAGACAGAGCATCTCTCTGAGAAAGAATTTTAAGGGAGTACAGAGAAATGTCTGGAAAGTTTGAGAAGAAACTCAAACATTACAGGTGGACTAGATATGTAAGTAAAGTGACAAATGTGTCACATCAAAGTAAGAAAGAGAGACACGAGAACCAGATGAAATAATCAATTAGATAAAAAAACCCTTAAATCATCATTATCTGGGAAAGTAGAATCTGGTCGGAAACACTACAAAAGAAAAGGATGGAGAGAACAaacatatataaagagatgtagAAACCAAAGTGCTCTTTTGTCTAGGAAGAAGCAGCAGGAGCAGCTACTTTCTCTTCAGCAGCAGCAGCTTCGAATGTCTCACCAGCTACAAGTTCCGGGACATCATCGTCATCCTCCTCTTGGATGGTTGCTGAGGCATTACCCTCACCAGGAGGTTGCTTCTTCAACTGCTCTGCTAGCTTCCTCAGATTGTCCATGTTGTCTGGTCCTGAATTAGATCAAAGTAAAACCAAATTTAAGGATCTTTGATTTAGGGGATGGGGAAGAGCATGTAACAAGTAAAACTACGTGGAACATACCGAGTTGGCTGAGGATCTGAGGAAGGATATCTTCCAATTCTATAGAAAAGCAACAAGTTTTCAACATTTAATCAGAAAAGATGGAATgaaaaagaaacatgaaaataGAGATGAAAAGATGCATACTTTTGGTCTGAGGAGAACCGCTAACAACCCATGTGTTTGCAGCAATTGAAGCTTGAACTGATCCAAAAAAGAGACAACACACAATGATCAATAACATGACAAAAGGTTTACAATTTCCTGAGTGTAAATATAACTTACCCTTAGGGTTGGTGAACTGAATAACAACATCATCCTTAAAGATGTTAACTTCTTCAATTGCTGGAATGGAGTTAACTCCAATTCTCTtcaaggtgctttggagctTCTTGTCATCAGTTGTATTGGTCTTGTGCACAGCCTTCTTCTTTCTGTATCGAGAGAGATCAAATGGTTCATATAACAAGAGACTAAAGTAATCACTAAGGATTGAAAATGGCAAAAAGAGACAAGCTTTTACCTTCTTACTGTACCCTTTCCGCCAGTGCGGACAGTGTTGGCCATCTTCATCAACTTCTCCCTATTCATCTGTGTATGAACCAAACCAAGCCAACATTCATTACACCATTCAGATTCAAGAGAATCTTGTATATTGCAATTAGAACTATGGATTATACATTCACAACAaccttattttaaattaaaaaaaaaacataatcagTGAGAACAAAAGTGAATCTTTTAAAAGTCAGATGCGTATGGATACGAGCTAATTGAACTATTGAGATTAACCTTAGTATCGAATTGGATTAAGTAGTCTCATTCAATTTAATCAAACATACACAGAAGTAGAAAAGCAATAAACATCGCCTTTCAAAATTGTAATTACCGACAAAACTGAAAATCAGACAAAACCTTGTAAGAAGAAACGTTAAGACACAACAGAAGAGAAGTGGATTTACCTTGAGATTTGATTATTGAGGTTCGTTTCTCTATGAAGAGTGCAAATGAGATAAGAAGAAATAAACACAGAGAGAAGCGGGCGGCGGAGAGAAGAAGGGTTCTCTTGCCTCTTTAACTAGATTCTATTCGGAGCAGAGCTCTTCTGTTAATCCAACGGTTAATATCGTACGATCTACAAACAAGACTCAATCTCTACCGTTGGATCGTATAACAAGGCTCAATAAATTAACGGCCCAATAATTATCTATGGCCCATAGGCCCATAGGCCCAAAATAAGCTGGTTATCAAAATAAGCTTAACCAAGTGTTCAATCATCGATTACCGCGTTTTTCACACACCATTGGAACCGTTTGTGTTATCAGTGAACAGATGCGTTTGCTGACCAAAATTGAGTAAAAGTAGAATGCATTCGATTTTATTGATAATCTCAACatagtatatgatatgatatcCATGAATATAAAAGTTTACATTAGATAGAAGAGATGTAAAGCCAAAACGCATAACCATAAAACATTAAACGCAATCAATCACCTGAaaggtttttcatttttttactgCTGCTTCTGCACAACATTCTCCAAATACCAATCATAAGTCTGGCGCAAACCATCTCTAATAGAAACCTTCGGCGTCCATCCCAAAGACGCGAGCTTCGAGCTATCCATCAGCTTCCTCGGCGTCCCGTCAGGCTTAGTACAATCCCAAACAAGCTTCCCTTCAAACCCAACAACCTCCTTAACCAACTCAGCCAACTCCTTGATCGTAACTTCCACACCACTCCCCACATTCACATGCTCAAACCCACTGTACTTCTCCATCAAGAACACACAAGCATCAGCCAAATCATCAACGTGCAAAAACTCCCTCAACGGACTCCCACTTCCCCACACCACAACTTCCTCAGCATTATTAACCTTAGCTTCGTGAAACCTCCTCATCAGAGCGGGCAGCACATGAGAATTCTCAGGGTGGAAATTATCGTTCGGACCGTAGAGGTTGGTCGGCATGCCGGAGATAGCATCCCACTGATGCTGAATCCTGTACGCTTGACACATCTTGATCCCCGCGATCTTGGCGATGGCGTACCACTCGTTAGTGGGTTCGAGTGGGCCGGTGAGGAGAGCTGATTCGGGTATGGGCTGAGGAGCGAACTTGGGGTAGATGCAGGAGGAGCCGAGGAAGAGGAGTTTCTTGACGCCGTTAGTGTAAGCGGAGTGGATCACGTTGGTTTGGATTTGGAGATTGACGGCGATGAAGTCGGCTGGGTAGGTGTTGTTGGCGTGGATCCCACCGACTTTGGCGGCGGCGAGGATGACGTAAGCAGGCTTCTCTGTGGAGAAGAAGGATTCGACGTCGGCTTGGTTAGTGAGATCGAGGTCGGAATGTGTTCGGAGGAGGAGATTGGTGAAACCGGATTCTTGGAGTTTTCGGACAATTGCGGATCCGACCAAGCCTCTGTGTCCAGCGACGAAGATCTTTGCGGATTTCTCCGACATAAACGAACCTGGTTTCATGTCTGAAACAAAATTAATTCCACAATCATTTTCACTAGCATCTTACGAAGGGAATGTAATTTAAATGAGATTTGAAAGATGACGTACCGGATCCTGTGGTGTCTGCCATTGTAGAGTTTTTATTGGATCGGAATAAAAGGTTTCTGCAAAGAAGACGAgagatatagagagagagagattttgaCTTATAACCACCAGTTTTTCGAAGTCAACGTACAAAAGCGTAGATTTGTAGAAAAGTTACAATCTTCGGAGGATGGTAACGTGGGGGATCTGAGACTCCGCCGGCGATCTGAAACGTTGTCGGCCACTTCTTTTTTGTTTACCGGATGAGCCCTATCATCAGATTATTACTTTGTGGCCCATGGGCCTAGAATAGTAATTTCAGTCGTTACGGTATTGCACTGTAAACCGGACCAAATTGTAGAGCTGTAAACTGGGCGAGCCCATGTCCATTAGCCCATATCCATTTGTCTATTCATTGTTTGTGGACAGCAAAGTGACCATGTCCATTAAGAATCATGTCCATTAAAGACCATACCCACTAACACCCATATTTTTATGGGCTGCCATGGGGTCCATAATgaccatataagaaaattttaaattttaatttataagcatacaattatatataaaagttcataaaattaaaattcatccataaattcAAAAGTACAACAATACATAAGTTCATAAATACAACAAttacggttttggtgggaaaaattgattttgcagttttggcggaaaaactcgattttgcagttttgacggaaaaactcgattttgcagttttgacggaaaaactcgattttgcagttttgacggaaaaactcgattttgcagttttgacggaaaaactcgatttttcagttttggcggaaaaaactcatttttgcggttttggcggaaaactcgattttctgattttggcagaaaaactcgatttttcggttttgccaTGGGGTCTATAATgaccatataagaaaattttaatttataagcaTACAATTACATATACAAgttcataaaatcaaaattcatccataaattcATAAGTACAATAATACATAAGTTCATAAGTACAAcaatttcggttttggcgagaaaaatcgattttgcggttttggcagaaaaactcgatttttcggttttggcgggaaaattcgattttgcgttttgaagaaaaactcgattttctggTTCTGACGGgaaaatttgatattaaaatttaagcgaaaaaatcgattttacgaGTTTAGCggaaaaacttaaattttataaGCCTTAGGTTTTGTGACCATTGGACAGTCCACGTCCATAAAGCCCAAAACCAATAAAGACCATTTTCTTAATGGTCTTCCACATTTTGTCCAATGAAAACTAATGGGAAAAATGGGTTTGTCCATATTAAGCCCGTTTGTATATGGACATGGGCAACCATTGGACGGCCCGCCCATTTGACACCTCTACCAAATTGAGGTTCGCATCTACAAAAATTTGATCAAAACCTTTTATAACGTGAAGGTGGCAGGTTCGAAGT
This genomic interval from Brassica napus cultivar Da-Ae chromosome A6, Da-Ae, whole genome shotgun sequence contains the following:
- the LOC106346839 gene encoding basic transcription factor 3, with the protein product MNREKLMKMANTVRTGGKGTVRRKKKAVHKTNTTDDKKLQSTLKRIGVNSIPAIEEVNIFKDDVVIQFTNPKVQASIAANTWVVSGSPQTKKLEDILPQILSQLGPDNMDNLRKLAEQLKKQPPGEGNASATIQEEDDDDVPELVAGETFEAAAAEEKVAAPAASS
- the LOC106346836 gene encoding putative GDP-L-fucose synthase 2 isoform X1; protein product: MADTTGSDMKPGSFMSEKSAKIFVAGHRGLVGSAIVRKLQESGFTNLLLRTHSDLDLTNQADVESFFSTEKPAYVILAAAKVGGIHANNTYPADFIAVNLQIQTNVIHSAYTNGVKKLLFLGSSCIYPKFAPQPIPESALLTGPLEPTNEWYAIAKIAGIKMCQAYRIQHQWDAISGMPTNLYGPNDNFHPENSHVLPALMRRFHEAKVNNAEEVVVWGSGSPLREFLHVDDLADACVFLMEKYSGFEHVNVGSGVEVTIKELAELVKEVVGFEGKLVWDCTKPDGTPRKLMDSSKLASLGWTPKVSIRDGLRQTYDWYLENVVQKQQ
- the LOC106346836 gene encoding putative GDP-L-fucose synthase 2 isoform X2, encoding MADTTGSGSFMSEKSAKIFVAGHRGLVGSAIVRKLQESGFTNLLLRTHSDLDLTNQADVESFFSTEKPAYVILAAAKVGGIHANNTYPADFIAVNLQIQTNVIHSAYTNGVKKLLFLGSSCIYPKFAPQPIPESALLTGPLEPTNEWYAIAKIAGIKMCQAYRIQHQWDAISGMPTNLYGPNDNFHPENSHVLPALMRRFHEAKVNNAEEVVVWGSGSPLREFLHVDDLADACVFLMEKYSGFEHVNVGSGVEVTIKELAELVKEVVGFEGKLVWDCTKPDGTPRKLMDSSKLASLGWTPKVSIRDGLRQTYDWYLENVVQKQQ